The sequence GCGACACCTTGCGCCCCAGGAGGTCGTTGCCCTGGATGCCCTCCGTGCCCTCGTGGATGGGGTTGAGGCGGTTGTCGCGGTAGTACATCTCGACCGGGTAGTCGCGGGTATACCCGGCGCCGCCCATCACCTGAATCGCGTCGCTCAGCGCCTCCTGGCTGTATTTGCTCGGCCAACTCTTGACGATGGGCGTCAGGAGGTCGAGGAGGAGTTCGGTGTCCCGCCTGGCCTCCTCCGGCCCGGTCTCGATCTCGTCCTCCAGGTGCGCGGCGTACAAGCCGAGCGCGAGGCCGCCCTCCACGAAGCTCTTCTGCCGCAGCAACAGGCGCCGCACGTCGGCATGTTCGATGATGGCGACGGGTTCGCTCCCCGGGTCCTTGTTGCTCGCGTGCCGCCCCTGCCGCCGCTCGCGGGCGTATTCCAGGCTGGCGAGGTAGCCCGCGTAGCCCTGCATGACGGCGCCCATCCCCACGCCGATGCGGGCGCCGTTCATCATGTGGAACATGTAGCGCAGGCCCTGGCCGGGCTCGCCGATCAGCTCCCCGACCGTCTCGCCGCCCTCCCCGAAGTTCAGCAGCGTGTTCGTGGTGCCCCGGTAGCCCATCTTGTGATTCAGGCCCGCCAGCACGACATTGTTGGACTCGCCGAGACTGCCGTCCTCGTTCACCCGGTATCGGGGCACGATGAAGAGGGAGATGCCCTTCACCCCCGAGGGACCGCCCCTGATACGCGCCAGGACGAGGTGGACGATGTTCTCCGACAGCTCGTGCTCGCCCGCCGAAATCCACATCTTCGTGCCGGTGATGGCGTACGTGCCGTCCTCCCTCGGCGTGGCGGTGGTGCGGATGTCGGCCAGCCCGGAGCCCGCGTGCGGCTCGGAGAGGGCCATCGTGCCGAACCAGCGGCCTTCGAGGAGGGGGAGCATGTATTTCTGCTGCTGCTCGGGCGAGGCGAAGGCGCGTTGCAGGTTGGCGTTCCCGATGGTCAGGAAGGGATAGCTGCTCGTGCCGATGTTCGCGGCCTTGAAGTGGGCGTGCATGGCCTGGGCGACCACGTTGGGCAGCCCCAGCCCGCCCAGCTCCTCGTCGGCGTGGGCGCTGAAAAAGCCCGCCTCGCGGAAGGCCTTCATCGCCTGGGCGGCGGCGGGGACGAGTTTGACCTTGCCGCCTTCGATGTGCGGCTCGTTGAGGTCCGCCTCGCGGGCGTGGTTGGCGAAATACCTGTCGGCGACGTTGTAGGCGAGGCCCAGCACGTCGTCGTACACCTCGCGGGAGTGGTCGGCGAAGCGGGGGCGTCCGGGCAGGGAGGCGGTATCCAGCACCTCGTAGAGCTGGAATTGCAGGTCGCGGCGGGACAGGAAGGGGGCCATGCGGTCGCTCCTTTGCGTGGAAGAGGGTGGTGCCTGCTGCGGTCCCGTCAGCTTAGGCCGCGTGTACGCGCACGTCAATTTTGAACGCGGGCGTTCACACCCTGTGGCGGGACCCGTACACTGGGCGTCATCCAGCTCTTTCCCAGGAGGTTTCCCCATGCGTGCCCTGATCTGCGACCATTTCGACGAGCCCGAGGCCCTGACCGTCCGAGAGATTCCCGACCCCACCCCCGGCCCCGGCCAGATCGTCCTCGACGTGGAGGCGGCGGGCGTGAACTACCCCGACGCGCTGATGGTGCAGGGGCTCTATCAGGTCAAGCCGCCCTTTCCCTTCACGCCGGGGGCAGAGGCTGCCGGGGTGGTTTCGGCGGTGGGAGAAGGCGTGCAGGGCATCCAGCCCGGTCAGCGCGTGGTGGCCTTCACGGGCACGGGAGCCTTCGCCGAGAAGCTGCTCGCGCCTGCGAACGCCGTGATGCCGCTGCCGGAGGGGATGGACGCCGCCGTCGCCGCCAGCCTCCCCCTCGCCTACGGCACGTCGATGCACGCGCTCGCTGATAGAGCCCAACTCCAAGCGGGCGAAACGCTGCTCGTCCTCGGCGCGGCGGGCGGGGTGGGCCTCGCGGCGGTGATGATCGGGAAGGCGCTGGGGGCGCGGGTGATCGCGGCGGCGAGCACGGACGAGAAGTTGGCGCTGGCCCGCGACCACGGGGCGGACGAGACGTTGAACTACGTCTCGGAAGACCTGCGGGGCGGTCTCAAGACGCTGACGGGCGGCCAGGGGCCGGACGTGATCTTCGACCCGGTGGGCGGGGACCTCGCCGAGCCCGCCTTCCGCTCGGTCGGCTGGGGCGGGCGCTATCTGGTGGTGGGCTTCGCGGGGGGTGACATTCCGAGGCTGCCGCTCAACCTCCCGCTGCTCAAGGGCGCGTCGCTGGTCGGCGTGTTCTGGGGGGAGTTTGCCCGCCGTGACCCGCGCGGTAACGCCCGCAACCTCGCGCGGCTGGCGGGGTGGGTGGGGGACGGGACGATCCGGCCCCTCGTGAGTGAACGCTATTCCCTGGACCGCACGCCCGGGGCCCTGCGCGCTCTGCTGGACCGCCGGGTGACGGGCAAGGTGGTGGTCACGCCCTGATGACGCGAAGCCCCGAGACCCTCACCTTCTACACGACCGCCGAACTCGCCCGGGAGGCGGGGGTGACGCGGCGGACAGTCATGCACTACGCCGAGCTGGGCCTGCTGACCCCCGATCAGGTGACGGCCTCGGGGCGGGCGCTGTACGGGCCCTACGCGCTGCGGCTGCTGCGGGACGTGATGGACCTGCGGGTGCTGGGCGTGCCGCTCGACGAGGTGCGCGACATGGTGGTCTTGCGCCGCGCCACCCACGACATGGGCGGCACCTACCGCCGCGACTGGACGCGGGCCGACATCCCCCTCGGCGACGAGCGGCTGCGGGCGGTCCACGCCCGGTTGCGGGCGCTGAACGCCGCCTACGCCCGGCAGGCCGAGGGACTGGCCCGCTTCGACCGCTGGCTCACCAAACGCTTCACGGGGGGCGAAGTGGACCCGTTGCCCGAGCCTCCGCTGCCCGAAAACCTGGAGGGGTAGGAGGAGGGCCGGGACCGGCGGCGAAACTCGACCTCCGTCTCCGGACAGCGCGCGGGAGCGGCGTCGAGGACGGAAGAGACCGGGGAGGGCCCTCCCATCCGGGCGGCCAGCGCGACATTCGGTGAGCCGGGGAATGTGCCGCCGGGGTCGAGCAGGCGGTCCGGCACCCGGAACGATGCGGCCTCATCCCGCGTGCTCCCGAGCGCCACCGTTCTCAGGGCGCTCATGGAGGGACGGAGGCTGGTGCCGGGGGGGCGTAGGCACCCATGGACGACCCCACCGGGACACCGGAACGGGAGGGCGCAGGGCCGGGTCCCTGCCGTCCATCCCCCTCCTGTCCGGGTTCTGTGACAGGTTGCCCTTAGAATGTGGTCCCATGAAGCTTTCTCTCCTGCTGGCCTGTCCGGGC is a genomic window of Deinococcus aestuarii containing:
- a CDS encoding acyl-CoA dehydrogenase; protein product: MAPFLSRRDLQFQLYEVLDTASLPGRPRFADHSREVYDDVLGLAYNVADRYFANHAREADLNEPHIEGGKVKLVPAAAQAMKAFREAGFFSAHADEELGGLGLPNVVAQAMHAHFKAANIGTSSYPFLTIGNANLQRAFASPEQQQKYMLPLLEGRWFGTMALSEPHAGSGLADIRTTATPREDGTYAITGTKMWISAGEHELSENIVHLVLARIRGGPSGVKGISLFIVPRYRVNEDGSLGESNNVVLAGLNHKMGYRGTTNTLLNFGEGGETVGELIGEPGQGLRYMFHMMNGARIGVGMGAVMQGYAGYLASLEYARERRQGRHASNKDPGSEPVAIIEHADVRRLLLRQKSFVEGGLALGLYAAHLEDEIETGPEEARRDTELLLDLLTPIVKSWPSKYSQEALSDAIQVMGGAGYTRDYPVEMYYRDNRLNPIHEGTEGIQGNDLLGRKVSQAGGRGLHVLLERMRGDLEDSHGFEGLDEIRYALVEAMTQSSAALQTILERAPELGPDLFLANANSALEMFGHTVIGWMWLRQAIAAARRLPEARGDDADFYRGKLQAARFFATHELPKVQAHADLLASADRTTFEMQGAWF
- a CDS encoding NADPH:quinone oxidoreductase family protein is translated as MRALICDHFDEPEALTVREIPDPTPGPGQIVLDVEAAGVNYPDALMVQGLYQVKPPFPFTPGAEAAGVVSAVGEGVQGIQPGQRVVAFTGTGAFAEKLLAPANAVMPLPEGMDAAVAASLPLAYGTSMHALADRAQLQAGETLLVLGAAGGVGLAAVMIGKALGARVIAAASTDEKLALARDHGADETLNYVSEDLRGGLKTLTGGQGPDVIFDPVGGDLAEPAFRSVGWGGRYLVVGFAGGDIPRLPLNLPLLKGASLVGVFWGEFARRDPRGNARNLARLAGWVGDGTIRPLVSERYSLDRTPGALRALLDRRVTGKVVVTP
- a CDS encoding MerR family transcriptional regulator, encoding MTRSPETLTFYTTAELAREAGVTRRTVMHYAELGLLTPDQVTASGRALYGPYALRLLRDVMDLRVLGVPLDEVRDMVVLRRATHDMGGTYRRDWTRADIPLGDERLRAVHARLRALNAAYARQAEGLARFDRWLTKRFTGGEVDPLPEPPLPENLEG